The window TTTACGCGCAAGGCGGCGGGCGGGCGCATGGCGTTGAAAATGTGGACCCCTTCGTGCAAGGGTTCGACCTGACCGAGCAAGAAAAAGCCGACCTGGTCGCTTTTCTCTACGCGCTGACGGATGAATCGAACATGCCGCCGATTCCCCAGGAAGTGCCCAGCGGCTTGCCTGTGGTGCCGCGTCTGGACAATCCGGCGCGCGACCTTGTCGCCCAATTCAACGCCAAAGAGCCGCCGAATCGTGTGGAAAGTGGTGTGCCGCGCATTTTGCGCGTCGAGCCGGGTGAAACCATCCAGGCGGCGGTTGACCGCGCACGCCCCGGCGACACGATCGAAGTGCCGTATGGCGTATACCATGAGCGCGTTGTCATTGACATGAGCGACATCTCCCTCATCGGCGTTCCCAACGAGAGCGGCGAATGGCCTGTGCTGGATGGGCAAGGGAAACTGGCGGATGGCGTGATTGCCAGCGGCAACAACTTTGAGATGGCGTTCTTCCAGGTGAAGAACTACACGGACAATGGCGTGCTGGTGGAAGGTGTGCGTGGTGTTCACCTGCACGACCTCTACGTCGAAAAAACCGGCACCTACGGCGTCTATCCGGTACACAGCACCGACGTGCTGATTGAGCGGGTGGAAGCCACCGGCGTGGATGACGCGGGCATTTACGCGGGGCAATGCGAGAACGTGGTTGTGCGCGACAGTGTAGCGTACGGCAACGTGATTGGCATCGAAATCGAAAACACAGACGGCTTTGAAATGTACAACAATCACGTGTACGACAACTCTGTGGGGTTGTTTGTGGATTTGCTCCCACAACTCACGTCCAAAGTGGCGCGCAATGGCAAGGTGTACAACAACATCTCCGAGCGCAACAACACGCCCAATTTTGCCCCTGCGGGGTCAACGGCTTCGCTTGCGCCCGCCGGCACGGGGTTGCTCGTGCTCGCCGCCGACTATACCGAAATCTTCGACAACGTCATTCGCGACAATCAGAGTGTGGGGATTGCCATCGTCAACCTGGCGTTGGGCTTCGACGAAAACGAAATTGACGTTGGTCCCAACCCTGAGTTCAACTGGGTGCATGACAACGAGTTGGTGAACAACGGCTACGACCCCGTGCCGGAAGTGACCTCGGTGGGGCTTCCCGGAGCAGACATCATTTGGGACGGCTCGGGCGACGGCAACCGCTTCGACCAACCGGGGGCGAGCAGTTTCCCGCCGCTGCTTCCATCCAGCAGTTGGCCGGAGCCACTGTATCGTTCGTACTGGCACACACTCAACATCATCAAGAAGTTGCTCATGTGAACGTGAGCATGCCCACACAAGCACAACGGGGCGGTTGACACCGCCCCGTTTTTGCGTTCACAGCGTTATCACCTGGTCGGGTGGGTTTTGGGCAAGCGCCGCGTACAAATCGGGGAAACAGCCCACTTGTACGCCTTCAACCGTGTTGACGGGGCGCACTTCGCCGGGTTCGGTACGCCCTTGCCCAGACGCATCACACCAGCGCGGTTCACCTTCGGCGAGATGACGCTCCAAGGCGCACATATCGCACATCATCAGCAAAATGTTCTGCTCGCGCGCAACACGCGCCAGCCGCTCGCCAATGGGGTCTCCCTGACGCAAGACAAAAACGTTGTCATCAAAAAAGAACATGCCCACCACGTCAACGCCATGTGTGCCGGCTTCCAACTGCGGCAAAATCATTTGCCCCAACTTATAACTAGCGGAACGTGGCATTGCAAAAACATACGCAACTTTCATCGAACCAATCTCCTTGTGGTTGGTTGCCAAAAACAAAGGGCGTTTTACGCCCTGCTTGCCGATTGTATGGAAAAGAGAAACGCCAGCACGAAACAGGCCGTTGCGACCAGTACAATCGCCGCGCCGGACGCCATGTTGAAATAGAACGAGAGATACAAACCGGCGACAGCGGAGAACGCGCCAATGAGCGACGCCAGCAGCATCACGCGCGGCAAGCGGTGCGTCAACAATGTGGCCGTAGCGGGCGGTGTGATGAGCATGGCGAGCAGCAACGCCACCCCAACCGCTTCAATCGCCACGACAACAGTGACGGCGATCAGCAAAAGCAGCAGGTAGTGCAAGGGGCGGGTTGGCAATCGCAAGGTTTCCGCCAAGATGGGGTCAAACGAAATGAGCACGAACTCCTTGAACAAGGCGAACACCACCAGCAAGACACCACCGCCGAAGAGCGCCATCATGCCCACCTGGCGCAGTGAAACGCCCAGCACGTTGCCAAAGAGGATATGCGCCAGGTCAACCGCGTAATTCCCTGAGAGTGAGATGAGGGCAATCCCCAAGGCAAACATCCCGGCGAGGACAACGCCAATCGCCGTATCTTCACGAATGTCGCCACGCTCGGTAATGGCGCCAATACCCACCGCCGCCACCACAGCCGACGCCAACGCCCACCAAAAGAGATTCTCGGTCACACCGCCGTTGACGAGATACCCCACGGCGATACCGGGTAAAATGGTGTGTGCAAGAGCGTCTCCAAAAAACGCCATGCCGCGCAAAACCACAAACGTCCCAATGACAGCCGCCACAACACCCACAATGACGGCCGCCGCCATGCCGCGCACCATGAACGAATACGCCCACGGTGCGGTCAACCATTCGACGAGACTCATTGGTGGACGCCTCCTTCGCAACAGGTATCACTGAGCACCATGACGCTTTCATCCTCGGCGGGTACAAGGTGCAAATGAGGACCATACGCCGCCGACAGGGTAGCGGGCGTAAACACTGCACGCGGCGCGCCATACGCCAGCAATCGCCGATTGAGCACCATCACCCTGTCAAACATCGTGTTGGCCTGGTCCAGGTCGTGCGTCGCCACCAGCAGCGTGACGCCGCGGTCGCGCAGCATGTCCCAAATACGAAACACCATGCGCTGAGAGGGGATATCCAACCCGTTGAGCGGTTCATCCATCAGCACAATGCGGGCTTCCTGCACCAGCGCGCGCGCAATGAACATGCGCTGTTGTTGCCCGCCGGAGAGTTGCCCAATCTGGCGGTCGGCAAGGTCGAGCAGGTCTACCTCGGCCAGCGCCAGGCGCACCGCCTCATGGTCTTCTCGGCGTGGGCGGCGCAGCAAGCCAATGTGCGCCGCACGCCCCATCATCACCACATCGTACACGGTGAGCGGAAAACGCCAGTCCACGTCTTTGTGTTGCGGCACATAGGCTATCTCGCGTGTGGCGCGGGGAGAGCGCCCAAACACCCGCACTGTGCCTTCGGTAGGTTGAATCAATCCCGCCACCACTTTGAGCAAGGTGGATTTGCCGGCGCCATTGGGACCAACAATAGCCACGCGCGTCGCCGGCGCGACAGAGAACGTCACATCTTCGAGGGCGACACGCGCGCCATAGCGCACGCTCACATGCGCCGCTTCAACCGCCGGCATCGCCGGTTCAGACACCTCAACAGGGCTTCGCTGGTACGCCACACTCATAGCACACTCCTTTTCACTCAACGCCGCGCAGGGCGTCCACAATCACAGTGGTGTCATAGCGCATCAACTCTTCGTAGGTGGGCGCGGGACCATCAGGCGCTGAAAGCGAGCCGGTGTAGATGAGCACCATCTGCACACCGGTATCCTGCACCACACGTTCAACAACGCGGCGATTGATCATTTCGCTGACGAAAATTGCCGGCACGTTGTACGCGCGAATGGTTTCATACAGTTGACTGAGCGCTTGCGCCGACGGCTCCGCCAACGTGCTGACACCGGGAATGACCGTCGCTACCTGTTGAAAGCCATAAGCGTTGGCGTAGTAGCCCAACACGGCGTGATCGGTTATCAAAATGCGCCGTTCAGGCGGAACCAGCGCCACCTGTTCGCGAATCCAGGCGTCGAGGGCGTCAAGTTGGCGGCGGTATTCGGCGGCGTTGGCGCGGTAAGCGTCGGCGTGCGCCGGGTCAAGCGTCGCCAGCGTGTCGGCGATATGGTCCGCCCAGGCGGCAACGTTGCGCGGATCGAACCAGACATGCGGGTCATAGGGACCATGCGCATGTTCATCGGCATGGGCTTCGTCATGGTCTTCTTCCTCATGCCCGTCGGCTTCGACAGGCAAGAGCACCGGCACATCTTCACCAAGCGCCACCACCCGGTCGGCAAACTCCGGCGCGTCGAGCATTTTTTCCAGGGCGGCTTCCAACCCCAAGCCGTTGATGAAGATCACATCCGCCGTTTGGAGTTGCGCCATCAATTGCGGTGTTGGTTCAAACCCGTGTGGGTCTTGTCCGCGGGGGATGAGCACTTCGACGGCGACATGTTCACCGGCGACCTGCTGAACAACGTCGCCGATGATAGACGTGCTCGCCATGACCCGCACCGTCTCCGACGATTCAGGCGCGGTTGAAGTACACGCCGCCAAGGCGAGCCAGAGAACGGAAACAAGCCATACGATGCGAAAACGCATTGCGGAAACCTCCTCTACTCTGTTGTTGGTGTAGAGCGTGTCTGCGAGCAATCGGGGCATTTGCCGTACACTTCCACCAGGTGCCCTTCAACCACAAAACCAAACTTGCGCCCAATGGCTTCGGTGGCTTCATCCAAAATGCACTCATCAATCTCGATTGTGCGGTTGCACACCAGGCAAACAAGGTGGTGATGATGACCGGCTGCGGTGAGAATGTAAGTAGTGGTGGTGCTCCCCAGCGTGCAGGCTTGCACCACATTGAGCCGCACCAGCACATCCAGCGTCCGATACACCGACGCCTTGCCAATCTCCGGCACACGGCGTTGCACCGCTTCCAGCAGTTCAGCCGCTGTGACATGGCGGTCCATCTCCGCCAACGTCTCGATAATGACGCGCCGCGATGCCGTGATTTTCAAACCGGCGTCACGCAACGCCTGAAGCGTCTGTTCAACCATGCTCATACGACACCCCCACGCTGAAACACAGTTCAATTTGAAACAAAGTTTCATTTAGTCTATGCGAGAGTAGTCATGTGTCAAAAATCGGTTTCGCGTGAAAAGCGAGCGCGTAAACAAGTGTCATTTTTCACTTTGCCATGCCAGCGCCAGACTCGTATACTCGGAGCCAGAGCGTCAACAAGGATGAAAAGAGGTGTAGGATGAACGTGGTGGTACGCTTGTTCGCCGGTTATCGCGAACGTGTCGGCGCTCCGACAGTCACACTGGACTTACCCGAAGGGGCGACATTGCAAACAGCGTGGGAAACACTCGTCGCGCAGTATCCGGCGTTGGGCACGGTGCGCCACCGTGTGGTGGGGTCGGTCAATGCGGAGTATGTGCCCTTGGAGCATGTGTTGCATGAAGGGGATGAGGTGGTGTTTATCCCACCAGTTGCAGGCGGCGATCACCATATCCACCACTATTTTGCCATTGTTGAAACGCCCATTGACGAACGCGCATTGCGGCACGTGGTTGAGCACCCCTCCGCCGGGGCGATTCTGACGTTCCTGGGGACCACACGCAACCAAACCGGCGGGCGCAAAGTCGAATACCTTGAATACGAAGCCTACGAGCCGCTCGCCATCAAGCAGATGCAACGCATTGCGGCAGAAATTCGCACGCGCTGGCCTGACGTCATTGGGATAGCGATTGTTCATCGTGTGGGGCGTTTGGAGATTGGCGAGGCAAGCATTGGGATAGCGATTAGCAGCCCCCACCGCGCCACAGCGTTCGCGGCGTGCCGCTACGCGATTGACCGCGCCAAAGAGACGCTACCCGTATGGAAGAAAGAAGTCTGGGAAGGCGGCGAAGAGTGGATTGAAGAAGGTCCCGGCACACCGTTGGAAGGCTAAACCGCTCAAACCAGTGATTGAAGCACAACCTTGTGCAAGCGCACCTGCTCGCCCTCTATGGCTTCCGCCATAAACGTGCAATTGCGCCCCGCTTCTTTGGCGGCGTAGAGGGCTTTATCCGCCCAGGTAATCAATTGCATGAGCGAAACCGGTTCTCCATGCGCAGGCTTCATTGCCAAACCAATGCTGATAGTAATCGGCAAACTGCCGGCTGATGTTGTGAACGGTTCGCTCCCAATACGGTGTCGCAAGCGCTCTGCGACGCGCCTGGCGATTTCAGGTGAAACGCTCGTCAGCAAGATGACGAACTCCTCGCCGCCGTATCGCGCCACGACATCACGCTCGCGCAACAATGTTTGCGCCCGGTGTGCCAATTCGCGCAACACCTCGTCGCCGACATCGTGCCCAAACGTATCGTTGACTTGCTTGAAATGGTCAATATCGAACAAGAGCACTGCGGCGTCATCCGGCATACGATCAGTCCGCCCCAACAAATAATCCGCTGTGTAGAAAAACCCACGGCGATTGTAAAGGCCCGTCAGCGGGTCAATGCGGCTGGTATGCTCAATCTTCTGGTGCAGGCGCGCGTTATGTAAAACCAGGCCGGCGGTTGCCGCAAAGGTTTCCAGCAAACGCAAGTCCTCTTCAGTGAACGCATAGGGGCGCGTCGCGTCAAGGGAAAAGACGCCGAAGATTTCTTTACCACTCATCAGCGGAACCACAACCGCCGAGCGCACTTCGCCCACCTCGCGAATATTGCCCCGATAGCGAATGCGGTAATCCGCCCACACGTCTTCAATCACAAAACCGCGTTGTTCACGCAGGGCTTTCGCCGCGTATGAAGGCGTATTTAACGGCAACGCCAAGGTCTGCACGCGTTCATCACGATAACCACGCGACGCTAACATGCGCAAAACCGTTCGATCGTCATCCAGCACCATCAACGAGCCTTTTTCGGCTGTTGGAATCGCTTCCAGACAAATATCCAGAAATGTTTCAGCGACTTGTCGGACATCCAGTGAGTGGAGCAACAGGCGTGTGGCGCGATGCAGGGCTTCTAATTCGCGCGTTCGCTTCTGCTGTGTTTCATGCAAGTGAGCATTGCGCAAGGCAATGGCGGCATGTTGGGCAAAGAGGAACGCCAATCGCTCGTGTTCGGCGGTGAAAAAACCAATCTCTTTGTGATCAAGCGCAATCATGCCCATGAGGCGGTCTTCAAAAAGCAGCGGCACCCCTAACCAGGAGCGAATGGCATACGATTCAAACGAGGGCATGAAATACCCAGCTGAGAGCACATCATCAATACGCACGGGTTGCTTGCGCCGCCAAACGAGCGTATTGGGATTAGGACCCGGCACCAAAAAACGAATGCCTTTCACCAGTGTATCATCACCCCAACCGCGACCGCCAACAATCTCAAAATACTGTTGCTCCTGCTCTTGCTTGAGTAATTGCACTGTTGCCGAGTGATACGGAACGAAAGCGTGCATGCTCTCAAGCACACGTTGGACGGTTGTCTCAAAATCCAGGCTTGCCGTGAGCATCGCCGCCGCCTGGCGTAACAGGTCGGTTTCTTTGAAGCGCATCGCCAGTTCTTCTTGCAATCGGCGGTGTTTGACGGCGAGCGCAATTTGCGAAGCCACTTGCTGACCTAACAAGATGTACGATTCCGGCACGGTTCGCTTCCGATGATAACTAATCAGCAAAGCCCCAATTTTTTGTCCTTCGACAATCATCGGCAATGCCAGCATCGTTTGCGTGGGGAACTTTTGCGCAATACGCCGGCTGACCAATGGCGAATGAAAAGCGTCTTCAATAACCAAGGGCTTGCCGGCTTCCAAAACGGCTTCAGTGATTGTCGGTTCACCCGGCAGCGCACGTACTTGGCGATACGACTCCTTGTACGGACCATATGCCGCGCCTGGCAAAGGTACGTGTTCCACGTCATCCCACAGCGTCACAAATGCGCTATCGGCTTCAAATAACACCCCCACCGTTTCAGCCAAGCGATCGAGCATCTCTTCAAAAGTCGGCGCACGCAGTGTTTCAAGCGTAATCGTATTGAGGAGTTCGAGCGTGCGCATCTGCCGCTGACGCGCAATTTCATCTTCGCTGCGCTCAATAGCGGCGCCAATCAGCGCGGCGGTGGTATTCAGAGCATACTCTTCCTCAGGCAAAAGCCGCTCTGCCCGCTGCTCCAAAACGCCCAAGACGCCCCACACTTCCCCCCGCACAAAGAGCGGCACCATACACATCATGCGGGCGCCCGTACGGGACAACAGCATCATGGCTTCGAGGGGCGCAGTCGTCGTTTTCGTAAAGACGACACTTTCCCCTTTCTTCAATTGTTCCAATGCCGTCGCTGTGAGGCCGTATTGTGTCAGCGGTACTTGCCGTTCTTCAACAAAAGAAGAAACGTGTGAAACCTTGGCAACCAGACGCCCGCGCGGGAATGGGTCTTGTTCTTCTTCGATGGCAAGCAGGTACACACACGCAAACCCACCCTGATTTTGGGCATGCGTCAACAATGCCTGCACATTCTCTTGCCACTGCACAGTGTGTTGACGCAAAAACTCAACCCCAGCCTGCCCCGCAAGGGCGGCAATTTCGCGGCTACGCGCCAATGCTTGTTGCACCTTGCGATGCCGCCCCCAAACCTGCATGACATTGCCCATCTCTTGAGCAAAGCGAATATCGTCTGAAGCGAGGTCCTGTGTGCGGCTCAAGAGCGCCAGCACCACATTTTCCTCCTGCACCGGAACGAGCCATGCCACGCGAAAGCCCAATTCATGCACGGTATGTCCCCACGCTTCCTGGGAGAGTGAGACATCGGTGAGGGGGAACGGTGCGCCAAGGTGCAAGAGATGCTGCCAAAAAGAGATGTCATCAATTGCGTGAAAAATGCGCGGCCATACGTCCTGCATGCCCTCGTCGGTTGCCACCGCCCGAACAATCATCTGCGCCGATTGCTCGTCCACTTCCAACACCACACATGTTACAGGATGTAAAGCAATCGCCCGACGTACTTCCTGCGCCAGCGCTTCATAAAATGCATCGGTTGGACAGCGCTCCACCAACAACGTGAGCAGCCGTGCAACGGCTTCAACACGCCGCTGCGCCAGCACATGCGAAGTCACATCCTCCAACGTCAACACCCAGAGCGGCGACAACCAATGTTCCAGACGTATCACACGCACATCATAAACACGTCCGTCGTGGAAAAGTGTGTGCACCTCATGAGGCGAGGAGCGCCAAATCTGCGCCAGCTCCGGAGCAAGTGTGGCTAACGGTTTGCCAACCGCATCAGCAACGCCCAAAAAAGCACGCGCCGCCGCATTATGCTCCTGGATGATTCCAGCATCGTCGATCACAAAAATGGCATCGTTCAAATAGTGCGAAACATGTTCCAAAGAAATATACTGCGCCCGCAGCAAATGCGTGCGGCTGAGATAAAAGGCCAAACCAATCACACTGACAACGCCTGCAATGGCCGTTGGACGAATATACCCCGTTGGCAAAATGTTCGACTGCCAGAGCTCCAACACAAGCCACGGCAATGCAAGCAACACAAAGACAATCAACACATCACGTATCCGGCGTTGGCGATGCCAGATAAAGCGCACAAGCCAGACGACGCCCCCCAGAAAGAGCAAACTTTCCCACAACTCCAACAGTGCATTCCAGGGCGCAGCCAATTGGGGCATATACAGCCAATAAGCATCCTGGCGCACCAGCGAGAACGTCAGAATGGTCGGCGCGAAATTGATCAGCATGCCAAAGAAAACCACCACGCCAATACAAACAACAGCGATGATGCGCCACAAGAGCCTGCGCCAACGCCCATGCATAAAGCCGGTATAGTGCGCCACGAACGCCAGCCAAGCATAGACCTGCAACCGCTCTAAAATGTAGGTCAAATGGGCAAAGAAGAGTTTTGAAGGCGAAAGGGGAAGCAGAATACTCGTAGCGTCACTCAGTGTGCGAAGCCCGGCAAGCCCTAACAATACAACTATTCCATACCGCACAGGGGCTTTACTTCGCCAGACACGCCCGGCAATCCAGAGGAGAAAAAACCCCGCTGTAATCAAAATTACAACGTACAATGTTGCCATCAAACGACTTTCCTTGAAAACCTACTCATCTACCAAAAGGACACCTGCCAAAATCTCAGCAATATGCAAAGGACTTTTGCCACTTGTCTCTTCAATTTGTTGGCGGCACGAAACGCCTGTCACCGCCACCACATCTGCGGTGCGCGCCGCCTGCACCAAGCCAAGGTGGGCAATGTGCCGCGAAATCTCGGCATGGTGCGCTTCAAACCCAAAAGAACCAGCCAAACCGCAACATGTCACATCCGCCAGGAAGACTTCCGCCTTGGGGATATGCTGCAACGCCGAGACAGCCCACCGCGCATCACTTTCGGCTTTTTGGTGGCAATGCACATGCACGACAATCCGTTTGGGTAAAGGCCGCAACCTTTTATCAAGTATAGAGAAAACATCATTTTGATGCAAAAACTCGTCAAAAAGGCGTGATTTTTCAAACAAAACCCGTACACGCTGGTCGTTAGGGAAGAAATCGCAAACCTCATTGCGCAATGTCAACAAGCACGAAGGCTCTATCCCCACAATGGGCATCTCCTGTTGCAGCAGCGGCTCGAAGGCGTCCAGGAGTGCCGCGGCGCGGGCTTTCGCCGCAGGCAAAAACCCTTTGCTGATGAGCGGGCGTCCACAGCAGACATCCGGCGCAAGGTGCACACGCCACCCGGCAGCTTCCAACACTTTGACGACCGCCTGCCCCTGTTGTGGGTAGTTGAAATTCGTGAAGGTGTCCACGTACAGCGCGACATCCCCCTGTGTGCCGGCGGTTGGCAAGGGCGTATGTGCGGCAAACCAGGCACGGAAGGTCTGGCGATGCAGCGGCGGCAAGCGTCTGCTGGGGTCAATGCCCAGCCACCGCTGCCCTACCTGCGCCAGGGGCGAACGCATGAGCGCATTCACCAGGGGGGCAAAGGGGGCGCCCATCTCGTAGAAGGTGCGAATATACCCAAACAGATAATCGCGCAATGGGCGGCGGTGGTGTTGGTAGTAGTGATGCAAAAACTCGTACTTGAGTTTCGCCATATCCACACTTGACGGGCACTCGCTCTTGCAGGCTTTGCATTCCAGACACAAATCCAACACATCGAACACTTCGGGGCTGGCAAGCCCGCCGGGCAAGCGCCCACTTATAGCCGCCCGCAGGATATTCGCACGCGCACGGGTTGTTTCTTTTTCGTCGCGCGTGGCACGATACGAAGGGCACATGACGCCGCCATGCAAGTTGCGGCAGACGCCCATCCCGTTGCATTGTTCAATGGCACGGTCGAACCCCAAAAATTCATCGAACGAGAGCACCGTCGGCGGAACGTGGGCGTGGTACTCGGGACCATAGCGCAAATTCTGGTCCATGGGCGGCGCATCAACGACTTTGCCCGGATTGAAAAGCCGTTCGGGGTCCCATGCCGCTTTCAATTCCCGCATGGCTTGATAGAGCCGCGGTCCAAACACGCGCGGGTTGAACTCCGAACGCGCCAGCCCATCGCCATGCTCGCCGCTCATCGCGCCGCCAAATTCCAGCGCCAAATCCACGACTTGTTCGGCAATGCGGCGCATCATGCGCACGCCTTCCGCGCTTTTCAAGTTGATGAGTGGGCGGCAATGCAGACACCCCGCGCTGGCATGCGCGTAAAACGCGGCATCTGTGCCGTTGTCGCGCACAATTTGGCGAAAACGGCTGATGAACGCTGCCAGGTGTTCAGGCGGCACGGAGACATCTTCCACAAAGGGGATTGGCTTGTGGTCGCCCTTAATGCTCATGAGCAAGCCCAACCCCACCTTGCGCACATACCAGACCCGCGCTTGCGCCTCGGGGTCCAGCAGTTTGAGGATGGGCGCATGATAGCCCCATGCGCGCATGCGCGCTTCCATCTTGTCGAGTTTGGCGCGCAATTCGGCTTCGTCTTCGCCAAAAAATTCCACCAACAGCACCGATTCAGGGTCGCCATGTACCCAATCGAGCGCGCGCGAATAGCCCGCCTGCTCGCGCGTGAGCCGCACCACGTACTGGTCAATGAGTTCCACCGCCGAGGGCTGCGTTTCAAGCAAGGGGATGACGGCTTCCAGCGAGTGGATGAAATCGTCGAATTGGAGCACCGCAAGCGCACGCGCTTTGGGGCGCGGCACCAGTTTGAGCGTGGCTTCGGTCACAAACGCCAACGTGCCTTCGGAGCCCACCAGCACTTCGGCAAGGTTGAGCCGCCCGTTCTGCACGCCGCGCCAGAGCCGATCAAGGTTGTACCCGCTGGCGCGCCGCCAATGGCGGGGGAAATCACGTTCGATATCCGCGCCATACTCACGGGCAATCGCCAACATGGCGCGGTAGATGCGCCCTTCGAGGCTTTCATGCGCCGCCAGGGTGTCGGCTTCTTCCAGCGATACCGGGGCAAAAGTGG of the Ardenticatena maritima genome contains:
- a CDS encoding FAD-binding and (Fe-S)-binding domain-containing protein, translated to MREPSAQTEHMTDLVHELRRHVGGEVRFDRTSRILYATDASIYQIMPHGVVIPRDADDIAATLAVAREYGVPVLPRGAGTSLGGQTVGAAIVVDTSKYMHALLEVNAEEAICRAQPGLVIAQLNRALEPYGLMFGPDPASLDRATVGGVIGNNSTGAHSILYGMTADNIVAARALLADGTDATFAPVSLEEADTLAAHESLEGRIYRAMLAIAREYGADIERDFPRHWRRASGYNLDRLWRGVQNGRLNLAEVLVGSEGTLAFVTEATLKLVPRPKARALAVLQFDDFIHSLEAVIPLLETQPSAVELIDQYVVRLTREQAGYSRALDWVHGDPESVLLVEFFGEDEAELRAKLDKMEARMRAWGYHAPILKLLDPEAQARVWYVRKVGLGLLMSIKGDHKPIPFVEDVSVPPEHLAAFISRFRQIVRDNGTDAAFYAHASAGCLHCRPLINLKSAEGVRMMRRIAEQVVDLALEFGGAMSGEHGDGLARSEFNPRVFGPRLYQAMRELKAAWDPERLFNPGKVVDAPPMDQNLRYGPEYHAHVPPTVLSFDEFLGFDRAIEQCNGMGVCRNLHGGVMCPSYRATRDEKETTRARANILRAAISGRLPGGLASPEVFDVLDLCLECKACKSECPSSVDMAKLKYEFLHHYYQHHRRPLRDYLFGYIRTFYEMGAPFAPLVNALMRSPLAQVGQRWLGIDPSRRLPPLHRQTFRAWFAAHTPLPTAGTQGDVALYVDTFTNFNYPQQGQAVVKVLEAAGWRVHLAPDVCCGRPLISKGFLPAAKARAAALLDAFEPLLQQEMPIVGIEPSCLLTLRNEVCDFFPNDQRVRVLFEKSRLFDEFLHQNDVFSILDKRLRPLPKRIVVHVHCHQKAESDARWAVSALQHIPKAEVFLADVTCCGLAGSFGFEAHHAEISRHIAHLGLVQAARTADVVAVTGVSCRQQIEETSGKSPLHIAEILAGVLLVDE
- a CDS encoding GAF domain-containing protein, which produces MATLYVVILITAGFFLLWIAGRVWRSKAPVRYGIVVLLGLAGLRTLSDATSILLPLSPSKLFFAHLTYILERLQVYAWLAFVAHYTGFMHGRWRRLLWRIIAVVCIGVVVFFGMLINFAPTILTFSLVRQDAYWLYMPQLAAPWNALLELWESLLFLGGVVWLVRFIWHRQRRIRDVLIVFVLLALPWLVLELWQSNILPTGYIRPTAIAGVVSVIGLAFYLSRTHLLRAQYISLEHVSHYLNDAIFVIDDAGIIQEHNAAARAFLGVADAVGKPLATLAPELAQIWRSSPHEVHTLFHDGRVYDVRVIRLEHWLSPLWVLTLEDVTSHVLAQRRVEAVARLLTLLVERCPTDAFYEALAQEVRRAIALHPVTCVVLEVDEQSAQMIVRAVATDEGMQDVWPRIFHAIDDISFWQHLLHLGAPFPLTDVSLSQEAWGHTVHELGFRVAWLVPVQEENVVLALLSRTQDLASDDIRFAQEMGNVMQVWGRHRKVQQALARSREIAALAGQAGVEFLRQHTVQWQENVQALLTHAQNQGGFACVYLLAIEEEQDPFPRGRLVAKVSHVSSFVEERQVPLTQYGLTATALEQLKKGESVVFTKTTTAPLEAMMLLSRTGARMMCMVPLFVRGEVWGVLGVLEQRAERLLPEEEYALNTTAALIGAAIERSEDEIARQRQMRTLELLNTITLETLRAPTFEEMLDRLAETVGVLFEADSAFVTLWDDVEHVPLPGAAYGPYKESYRQVRALPGEPTITEAVLEAGKPLVIEDAFHSPLVSRRIAQKFPTQTMLALPMIVEGQKIGALLISYHRKRTVPESYILLGQQVASQIALAVKHRRLQEELAMRFKETDLLRQAAAMLTASLDFETTVQRVLESMHAFVPYHSATVQLLKQEQEQQYFEIVGGRGWGDDTLVKGIRFLVPGPNPNTLVWRRKQPVRIDDVLSAGYFMPSFESYAIRSWLGVPLLFEDRLMGMIALDHKEIGFFTAEHERLAFLFAQHAAIALRNAHLHETQQKRTRELEALHRATRLLLHSLDVRQVAETFLDICLEAIPTAEKGSLMVLDDDRTVLRMLASRGYRDERVQTLALPLNTPSYAAKALREQRGFVIEDVWADYRIRYRGNIREVGEVRSAVVVPLMSGKEIFGVFSLDATRPYAFTEEDLRLLETFAATAGLVLHNARLHQKIEHTSRIDPLTGLYNRRGFFYTADYLLGRTDRMPDDAAVLLFDIDHFKQVNDTFGHDVGDEVLRELAHRAQTLLRERDVVARYGGEEFVILLTSVSPEIARRVAERLRHRIGSEPFTTSAGSLPITISIGLAMKPAHGEPVSLMQLITWADKALYAAKEAGRNCTFMAEAIEGEQVRLHKVVLQSLV